The following proteins come from a genomic window of Anaerobutyricum hallii:
- a CDS encoding MBL fold metallo-hydrolase, translating to MEKLIVLGTGNASVTKCYNTCSIIQDKKGRYFMIDAGGGNGILTQLEKMNIPVTEIHDIFLTHEHTDHLLGMIWMIRVIGQAIQKGKYEGNCTIYCHDGLVNVLKTICELTLVKKITKLIGDRIILCPVQDGEEKQILDYKVKFFDIRSTKARQFGFVTTLNNGKRLTFCGDEPYQEHCFEYAYQTDYFLHEAFCLDKEKDEFKPYEKHHGTVKDSAELAQKLEVKNLLLWHTEDKNIRKRKSLYKKEARKYYKGNVYVPYDREIIELK from the coding sequence ATGGAGAAATTAATCGTACTTGGAACAGGAAATGCATCCGTTACAAAATGTTATAATACCTGCTCTATTATTCAGGACAAAAAGGGAAGATACTTTATGATAGATGCCGGAGGTGGGAATGGTATACTTACTCAGCTTGAAAAAATGAATATTCCGGTTACAGAGATTCATGATATTTTCCTTACGCATGAACATACGGATCATCTTTTAGGCATGATCTGGATGATTCGTGTGATTGGTCAGGCAATTCAAAAGGGAAAATATGAAGGAAACTGTACGATTTATTGTCATGATGGCCTGGTAAATGTACTTAAAACTATTTGTGAGCTGACATTGGTTAAAAAGATTACGAAGCTTATAGGAGACAGAATTATTCTTTGTCCGGTACAGGATGGAGAAGAAAAACAGATTTTAGATTATAAAGTCAAGTTTTTCGATATAAGATCTACAAAAGCAAGGCAATTTGGCTTTGTGACAACTTTAAATAATGGAAAGCGTTTGACATTTTGCGGTGATGAGCCATACCAGGAGCATTGTTTTGAATATGCGTACCAGACAGATTACTTTCTGCATGAAGCTTTTTGCTTAGATAAAGAAAAGGATGAATTTAAGCCATATGAAAAACATCATGGTACGGTAAAAGACAGTGCAGAACTGGCGCAGAAGTTAGAAGTAAAGAATCTGTTATTATGGCATACGGAAGATAAAAATATTCGAAAGAGAAAATCTCTTTATAAAAAAGAAGCCAGGAAATATTATAAAGGAAATGTCTATGTACCGTATGACAGAGAAATTATTGAGTTAAAATAA